A region from the Linepithema humile isolate Giens D197 chromosome 1, Lhum_UNIL_v1.0, whole genome shotgun sequence genome encodes:
- the LOC105669676 gene encoding uncharacterized protein, which yields MDRDMKLLADRLTAQKYRKIIKFKRKLKAMNRLSATNNFNTQSSSNAGNNQNNIGECECHSEKDSSTECNEYHEESFRTEDGRETAIDLYNTLDEKKNDNSETNSGDHSDSDIDFNNISDKSDGSVDSNNGDVDIEVRQHQNQNDISAELRSWAIGCRVPHSTLDSLLSILNPVLPNLPKSSKTLLQTNKSHYFITKMLALDETEGQYAYFGIEQGLRTCINLDLHYANILYLLINIDGIKLFKSSVNDVWPILVKVQCNPDIYSPFVVAIYSGNSKPKYIHEFMKDFIMELNKLLVHGISIQERHFEIKIKGFICDTPARSYLKCIKGHNAAHGCERCEIQGIKHNRTMIFLETNCAERTDYTFRNFIDPHHHNAASPLLFITPPINMINDIILDSMHLCYLGVMKRLIDAWMSTNLKVKFSQNQRKELSMRMLTIKRQQPIEFDRKMRPITDYLKFKATEYRFFLLFAGPILLKRILEKNKYEHFILLHAACRMLSSENAVNFVPTAKDLLNKFILQSKDLYGPDFMVMNVHNLLHISDDVFNTQCNLSSISAFAFESYLGKIKNMLRSPTNVVAQLARRLCEQKTCINQVPSPLVVTILKQNGNNIEALQCINMLLTNKAPDNTVLLKMGCICTINKMYVENNKIKLEGDVCIIKKSVYTNPINSSVLNMWELLESRFDAVRRKTMTTEISWKLKMSEDEDYLHKYQLVQFIRKGPKSGKKEIDVVPSKWISWDQKRLKLTTKFMPGPYDENTSKLLQDFVNHCFDAPESWPTYTVKIVGEAKQYDEALMKLDELSAQEFVFSLPSDEDPKEKSEAKKEFYKKKALNDSAAFVSKFMTSDKNSNSFNSVSEPNKTLKRLKKTNTKKQNKGLNTGSSRIVQMPQLPIDKKIILQREDTLSMDLKNKSQSIVVMDKDIPVLTLNSQNSHGVECENPINFTTLSEEM from the exons ATGGATAGAGACATGAAATTGTTAGCGGATAGATTAACCgcacaaaaatatcgaaaaattattaaattcaaacgAAAATTAAAAGCTATGAATAGGTTAAgtgcaacaaataattttaatacacaatCTTCATCTAATGCGGggaataatcaaaataatattggtgAATGTGAATGTCATAGTGAAAAAGACAGTTCGACCGAGTGTAATGAATACCACGAGGAAAGTTTTAGAACCGAAGACGGAAGAGAGACTGCAATTGACCTTTATAATACACtcgatgaaaagaaaaatgataattcgGAAACTAACTCTGGAGACCATAGTGACtctgatattgattttaataacattagcGATAAATCTGACGGCAGCGTTGACAGCAATAATGGTGATGTAGATATTGAAGTTCGACAACATCAAAATCAAAACGATATTTCAGCTGAGTTACGTTCTTGGGCCATTGGATGTCGAGTTCCTCACTCGACACTAGATTCTTTACTAAGCATTCTGAATCCTGTATTGCCAAATTTACCTAAATCATCTAAAACTCTTTTACAGACAAACAAgtcacattattttataactaaaatGCTCGCTTTAGATGAAACCGAAGGACAATATGCTTATTTTGGTATCGAACAGGGATTGCGTACTTgcataaatttagatttacattatgcaaatattttatatcttttaattaatattgacggtatcaaattattcaaatcaaGTGTAAACGACGTGTGGCCAATACTTGTAAAAGTACAATGTAATCCTGATATTTATAGCCCATTTGTTGTCGCAATTTATTCAGGAAATTCAAAGCCAAAATATATCCATGAATTtatgaaagattttataatggaactaaataaattattagttcATGGCATTTCTATACAAGAAAGGCACtttgaaatcaaaattaaaggTTTTATATGCGATACTCCTGCACGGTCTTACTTGAAATGCATAAAAGGGCACAATGCAGCACACGGTTGTGAACGTTGTGAAATTCAAGGTATCAAACATAACAgaacaatgatatttttagaaacaaattgtGCAGAACGCACTGACTATACTTTCCGTAACTTTATCGATCCACATCATCACAATGCTGCATCGCCTCTTTTATTCATAACTCCGCCaattaatatgattaatgatattattctAGATTCAATGCATCTATGCTATTTAGGTGTGATGAAAAGATTAATAGATGCATGGATGTCTACTAatctaaaagttaaatttagtCAAAATCAACGAAAAGAATTGTCAATGAGAATGTTAACAATAAAACGACAACAACCGATTGAATTTGATAGAAAAATGAGACCAATaacagattatttaaaatttaaagctactgaatacagattttttttattgtttgctGGCCCTATTTTgctaaaaagaattttagagaaaaacaaatatgaacattttattttgcttcatGCAGCTTGTCGTATGCTGTCATCAGAAAATGCAGTAAATTTTGTTCCTACCGCTAAAGATTTActgaacaaatttattttacaatccAAAGATCTTTATGGTCCAGACTTTATGGTTATGAATGTTCACAACTTACTTCACATTTCAGATGACGTTTTTAATACACAGTGCAATTTATCGTCTATAAGTGCTTTTGCATTTGAGAGTTatttaggaaaaataaaaaacatgctTCGTTCACCTACAAATGTAGTCGCACAATTAGCTCGAAGACTTTGTGAGCAAAAAACTTGCATCAATCAAGTACCTTCTCCTTTAGTAGTGACAATTCTTaaacaaaatggaaataatatagaaGCTTTACAGTGCATTAATATGTTACTTACAAATAAGGCGCCAGATAATACAGTTCTTCTAAAAATGGGATGTATATgtacgataaataaaatgtatgttgaaaataacaaaatcaaaCTTGAAGGCGatgtttgtataataaaaaaatctgtttacACAAATCCAATAAATTCATCTGTTTTAAACATGTGGGAATTATTAGAATCTCGTTTTGATGCAGTAAGAAGAAAAACTATGACC ACCGAAATATCGTGGAAACTGAAG ATGAGTGAGGACGAAGACTATTTGCACAAATATCAGTTAGTACAATTTATAAGGAAAGGTCCAAAGtctggaaaaaaagaaattgacgtGGTACCGTCGAAATGGATCTCATGGGACCAAAAGCGACTTAAACTCACGACAAAATTTATGCCAGGACCGTACGATGAAAATACTTCGAAACTTTTACAGGATTTTGTAAATCATTGTTTTGATGCACCAGAATCTTGGCCTACTTATACGGTTAAGATCGTTGGCGAAGCaa AGCAATACGATGAAGCTTTAATGAAACTGGACGAACTTTCAGCCCAGGagtttgttttttctttgccTTCTGACGAGGATCCAAAAGAAAAATCAGaagcaaaaaaagaattttataaaaagaaagcatTGAATGACAGTGCAGCATTCGTATCAAAGTTTATGACGTCTGACAAAAACTCAAATTCTTTTAACTCAGTCTCAg agccaaataaaacattaaaacgtcttaaaaaaacaaatacgaaaaaacaaaataaggGTCTAAATACAGGATCTTCAAGGATAGTGCAGATGCCCCAATTACCCATTG ATAAGAAGATTATTCTTCAGCGTGAGGATACTTTGAGtatggatttaaaaaataaaagccaATCGATAGTTGTAATGGATAAGGACATTCCTGTTTTAACGCTTAATTCACAAA ATTCGCATGGAGTAGAATGTGAAAACCCAATCAACTTTACCACACTTAGTGAAGAAA TGTGA